Proteins encoded together in one Kitasatospora albolonga window:
- a CDS encoding phosphoribosyl-AMP cyclohydrolase, whose protein sequence is MTSTPGPTPPASSLDPAIAARLRRGADGLVPAIAQQYDTGEVLMLGWMDDEALHRTLTTGRCTYWSRSRQEYWVKGDTSGHIQRVKSVALDCDADTVLVKVDQTGVACHTGDRTCFDADVLTLLDS, encoded by the coding sequence ATGACCAGCACGCCCGGCCCCACGCCGCCCGCCAGCAGCCTCGACCCCGCCATCGCCGCCCGCCTCAGGCGCGGCGCCGACGGACTGGTCCCGGCCATCGCCCAGCAGTACGACACGGGCGAGGTGCTGATGCTCGGCTGGATGGACGACGAGGCGCTGCACCGCACCCTCACCACGGGCCGCTGCACCTACTGGTCGCGCAGCCGCCAGGAGTACTGGGTCAAGGGCGACACCTCCGGCCACATCCAGCGGGTGAAGTCCGTCGCCCTGGACTGCGACGCCGACACCGTGCTCGTCAAGGTCGACCAGACGGGCGTCGCCTGCCACACGGGCGACCGCACCTGTTTCGACGCCGACGTCCTCACCCTCCTCGACAGCTAA
- a CDS encoding TIGR03085 family protein, which yields MSTHAKRERLLLADLLEAAGPEALTLCDGWKTRDLAAHVVVRERRADAAGGLVIGALKGRLERVQAEFTAKPYEELIQLIRTGPPRFSPMSLKQIDEAANTVEFFIHAEDVRRAQPDWSRRELDPVFADALWARTEKTARLLGRKSPVGLVLRRPDGRTAVAHKGAPVVTVTGEPSELLLFAFGRQDAADVQVEGEKDAVDRLHRAALGM from the coding sequence ATGTCGACCCATGCGAAGCGTGAACGTCTTCTGCTCGCCGACCTGTTGGAGGCGGCGGGACCCGAGGCCCTGACCCTGTGCGACGGTTGGAAGACCCGCGACCTGGCCGCCCATGTGGTGGTCCGTGAGCGCCGCGCCGACGCGGCGGGCGGGCTGGTGATCGGCGCCCTGAAGGGCCGGCTGGAGCGGGTGCAGGCGGAGTTCACGGCGAAGCCGTACGAGGAACTGATCCAGCTCATCCGTACGGGCCCGCCCCGGTTCTCGCCGATGTCCCTGAAGCAGATCGACGAGGCGGCGAACACGGTGGAGTTCTTCATCCACGCGGAGGACGTGCGCCGGGCCCAGCCGGACTGGTCGCGGCGCGAGCTGGACCCGGTCTTCGCCGACGCGCTCTGGGCACGGACCGAGAAGACCGCCCGGCTGCTGGGGCGCAAGTCCCCGGTGGGCCTGGTGCTGCGCCGCCCGGACGGCCGTACGGCGGTGGCGCACAAGGGCGCCCCGGTGGTGACGGTGACCGGGGAGCCCTCGGAGCTGCTGCTGTTCGCGTTCGGGCGGCAGGACGCGGCGGACGTGCAGGTGGAGGGCGAGAAGGACGCGGTGGACCGGCTGCACCGGGCCGCGCTGGGGATGTAG
- a CDS encoding imidazole glycerol phosphate synthase subunit HisF, which yields MSLAVRVIPCLDVDNGRVVKGVNFQNLRDAGDPVEMAKLYDAEGADELTFLDITASSGDRETTYDVVRRTAEQVFIPLTVGGGVRTPDDVDKLLRAGADKVGVNTAAIARPDLIREIAERFGRQVLVLSVDARRTPEGTFEVTTHGGRKGTGIDAVEWAHRAAELGAGEILLNSMDADGTKDGYDTEMIEAVRKHVTVPVIASGGAGRLADFAPAIEAGADAVLAASVFHFGDLRISEVKNALREAGHPVR from the coding sequence GTGAGCCTCGCCGTACGGGTCATCCCCTGCCTCGACGTCGACAACGGCCGGGTCGTCAAGGGCGTCAACTTCCAGAACCTGCGCGATGCGGGCGACCCCGTCGAGATGGCCAAGCTGTACGACGCCGAGGGCGCCGACGAGCTGACCTTCCTCGACATCACCGCCTCCAGCGGCGACCGCGAGACCACGTACGACGTGGTCCGCCGCACCGCCGAGCAGGTCTTCATCCCGCTCACGGTGGGCGGCGGCGTCCGCACCCCCGACGACGTGGACAAGCTGCTGCGCGCCGGGGCGGACAAGGTCGGCGTCAACACCGCCGCCATCGCCCGCCCCGACCTCATCCGCGAGATCGCCGAACGCTTCGGCCGCCAGGTCCTGGTGCTCTCGGTCGACGCCCGCCGCACCCCGGAGGGCACCTTCGAGGTCACCACCCACGGCGGCCGCAAGGGCACCGGCATCGACGCCGTCGAGTGGGCCCACCGGGCCGCCGAGCTGGGCGCGGGCGAGATCCTGCTCAACTCGATGGACGCGGACGGCACGAAGGACGGGTACGACACGGAGATGATCGAGGCGGTACGCAAGCACGTCACCGTCCCCGTCATCGCCTCCGGCGGCGCGGGCCGCCTCGCGGACTTCGCCCCGGCGATCGAGGCGGGCGCGGACGCGGTGCTGGCTGCGTCGGTGTTCCACTTCGGCGACCTGCGGATCTCCGAGGTCAAGAACGCGCTGCGGGAGGCGGGACACCCGGTCCGCTGA
- a CDS encoding bifunctional 1-(5-phosphoribosyl)-5-((5-phosphoribosylamino)methylideneamino)imidazole-4-carboxamide isomerase/phosphoribosylanthranilate isomerase PriA — MPKLELLPAVDVRDGQAVRLVHGESGSETSYGSPLEAALAWQSAGAEWLHLVDLDAAFGTGDNRELIAEVAGAMDIKVELSGGIRDDASLAAALATGCRRVNLGTAALETPEWVAKVIAEHGDKIAVGLDVRGTTLRGRGWTRDGGDLYETLARLDAEGCARYVVTDIAKDGTLQGPNLGLLRDVCAVTDRPVVASGGVSSLDDLRAISLLVPEGVEGAIVGKALYAKAFTLEEALKAVAV, encoded by the coding sequence ATGCCGAAGCTTGAACTGCTCCCCGCCGTCGACGTCCGTGACGGCCAGGCCGTCCGCCTCGTCCACGGCGAGTCCGGCTCCGAGACCTCCTACGGCTCCCCGCTGGAGGCCGCCCTCGCCTGGCAGAGCGCCGGTGCCGAGTGGCTGCACCTCGTCGACCTGGACGCCGCCTTCGGCACCGGGGACAACCGGGAGCTGATCGCCGAGGTCGCCGGGGCCATGGACATCAAGGTCGAGCTCTCCGGCGGCATCCGCGACGACGCCTCGCTCGCCGCCGCCCTCGCCACCGGCTGCCGCCGCGTCAACCTCGGCACGGCCGCCCTGGAGACCCCGGAGTGGGTCGCCAAGGTCATCGCCGAGCACGGCGACAAGATCGCCGTCGGCCTCGACGTCCGGGGCACCACCCTGCGCGGCCGGGGCTGGACCCGCGACGGCGGCGACCTCTACGAGACCCTCGCCCGCCTCGACGCCGAGGGCTGCGCGCGGTACGTGGTCACCGACATCGCCAAGGACGGCACGCTCCAGGGCCCGAACCTGGGCCTCCTGCGGGACGTCTGCGCGGTCACCGACCGCCCGGTCGTCGCCTCCGGCGGGGTCTCCTCCCTGGACGACCTCCGCGCGATCTCCCTCCTCGTCCCCGAAGGCGTCGAGGGCGCGATCGTCGGCAAGGCGCTGTACGCGAAGGCGTTCACGCTGGAAGAGGCGCTGAAGGCGGTCGCCGTATGA
- a CDS encoding imidazole glycerol phosphate synthase subunit HisH — protein MTDTKKVVVFDYGFGNVRSAERALAHVGADVEITRDYDRAMNADGLLVPGVGAFSACMDGLKRARGDWIIGRRLSGGRPVMGICVGMQILFEKGIEHGVETEGLDEWPGTVGPLKADVVPHMGWNTVEAPEGSRLFAGLDPEARFYFVHSYAAHDWSLEVTNAKIRAPKVTWATHGERFVAAVENGALWATQFHPEKSGDAGAQLLTNWIETL, from the coding sequence ATGACTGACACCAAGAAGGTCGTCGTCTTCGACTACGGCTTTGGCAACGTCCGCTCCGCCGAGCGGGCCCTCGCCCACGTCGGCGCGGACGTCGAGATCACCCGCGACTACGACCGCGCGATGAACGCCGACGGGCTCCTCGTCCCCGGCGTCGGCGCGTTCTCCGCCTGCATGGACGGGCTGAAGCGGGCCCGCGGCGACTGGATCATCGGCCGCAGGCTCTCCGGCGGACGCCCCGTCATGGGCATCTGCGTCGGGATGCAGATCCTCTTCGAGAAGGGGATCGAGCACGGTGTGGAGACCGAGGGCCTGGACGAGTGGCCCGGCACGGTCGGCCCCCTGAAGGCCGACGTCGTCCCGCACATGGGCTGGAACACCGTCGAGGCCCCCGAGGGCTCCCGGCTCTTCGCGGGCCTGGACCCCGAGGCCCGCTTCTACTTCGTGCACTCCTACGCGGCGCACGACTGGTCCCTCGAAGTGACCAACGCCAAGATCCGTGCCCCCAAGGTCACTTGGGCCACGCACGGCGAACGGTTCGTGGCCGCCGTGGAGAACGGCGCGCTGTGGGCCACCCAGTTCCACCCCGAGAAGTCCGGCGATGCCGGCGCCCAGCTGCTGACCAACTGGATCGAGACGCTGTAA
- a CDS encoding imidazoleglycerol-phosphate dehydratase, with protein sequence MSPRVGRVERTTKETSVLVEINLDGSGKVDVATGVGFYDHMLDQLGRHGLFDLTVKTEGDLHIDTHHTIEDTALALGAAFKQALGDKVGIYRFGNCTVPLDESLAQVTVDLSGRPYLVHTEPENMAPMIGTYDTTMTRHIFESFVAQAQIALHIHVPYGRNAHHIVECQFKALARALRYASEHDPRAAGILPSTKGAL encoded by the coding sequence ATGAGCCCCCGCGTAGGCCGCGTGGAACGCACCACCAAGGAAACATCCGTGCTGGTCGAGATCAACCTCGACGGCAGCGGAAAGGTCGATGTCGCCACCGGGGTCGGCTTCTACGACCACATGCTCGACCAGCTCGGCCGCCACGGCCTCTTCGACCTCACGGTCAAGACCGAGGGCGACCTGCACATCGACACCCACCACACCATCGAGGACACCGCCCTCGCGCTCGGCGCCGCCTTCAAGCAGGCCCTCGGCGACAAGGTCGGCATCTACCGCTTCGGCAACTGCACCGTGCCCCTGGACGAGTCGCTCGCCCAGGTCACCGTCGACCTCTCCGGCCGCCCCTATCTGGTACACACCGAGCCGGAGAACATGGCCCCGATGATCGGCACGTACGACACGACGATGACCCGCCACATCTTCGAGTCCTTCGTCGCCCAGGCCCAGATCGCCCTGCACATCCACGTCCCGTACGGGCGCAACGCCCACCACATCGTGGAGTGCCAGTTCAAGGCGCTCGCCCGCGCCCTGCGGTACGCCTCCGAGCACGACCCGCGCGCCGCCGGCATCCTGCCCTCCACGAAGGGCGCCCTGTGA
- a CDS encoding histidinol-phosphate transaminase, with product MTNGSTTPRNAEAGNEPRNPWDELPIRDELRGQSPYGAPQLDVPVRLNTNENPYPLPDALVDRIAERVREAARDLNRYPDRDAVELRTELARYLTRTAGHEVTAAHVWAANGSNEVLQQLLQTFGGPGRTAIGFEPSYSMHALISRGTGTGWISGPRGEDFTIDVAAARAAIAEHRPEVVFITSPNNPTGTAVDADTVLALYDAAQAAGPSIVVVDEAYGEFSHHPSLLPLIAGRRNLIVSRTMSKAFGAAGLRLGYLAADPAVVDAVQLVRLPYHLSSITQATALAALEHTDTLLGYVAQLKSERDRLVAELRAIGYEVTESDANFVQFGRFDDSHTAWQQILDRGVLVRDNGVPGWLRVTAGTPAENDAFLDAVRELKKEHDA from the coding sequence GTGACGAACGGCAGCACCACCCCTCGTAACGCCGAGGCCGGGAACGAGCCCCGCAACCCCTGGGACGAGCTCCCCATCCGCGACGAGCTGCGCGGCCAGTCCCCGTACGGAGCGCCGCAACTCGACGTCCCCGTACGCCTCAACACCAACGAGAACCCGTATCCGCTCCCCGACGCCCTGGTCGACCGCATCGCGGAGCGGGTCCGCGAGGCCGCCCGCGACCTCAACCGCTACCCCGACCGGGACGCCGTCGAGCTCCGCACCGAGCTGGCCCGCTACCTCACCCGCACCGCCGGGCACGAGGTCACGGCAGCCCACGTATGGGCGGCCAACGGCTCCAACGAGGTCCTTCAGCAGCTGCTCCAGACCTTCGGCGGGCCCGGCCGCACCGCGATCGGCTTCGAACCCTCGTACTCGATGCACGCCCTCATCTCGCGCGGCACCGGCACCGGCTGGATCTCCGGCCCGCGAGGCGAGGACTTCACCATCGACGTGGCGGCCGCCCGCGCCGCCATCGCCGAGCACCGCCCCGAGGTCGTCTTCATCACCTCGCCCAACAACCCCACCGGCACCGCCGTCGACGCCGACACCGTCCTCGCCCTCTACGACGCCGCCCAGGCCGCCGGTCCTTCGATCGTCGTCGTGGACGAGGCGTACGGCGAGTTCAGCCACCACCCCTCGCTGCTCCCGCTCATCGCGGGCCGCCGTAACCTGATCGTCTCGCGGACCATGTCCAAGGCGTTCGGCGCGGCCGGGCTGCGCCTGGGCTACCTCGCCGCCGACCCGGCCGTGGTCGACGCGGTCCAGCTGGTGCGGCTGCCGTACCACCTCTCCTCGATCACCCAGGCCACCGCGCTCGCCGCCCTGGAGCACACCGATACGCTGCTGGGGTACGTCGCGCAGCTCAAGAGCGAGCGCGACCGGCTGGTGGCCGAGCTGCGCGCCATCGGCTACGAGGTCACCGAGTCGGACGCCAACTTCGTCCAGTTCGGCCGCTTCGACGACAGCCACACCGCCTGGCAGCAGATCCTCGACCGGGGCGTCCTGGTCCGGGACAACGGCGTACCGGGATGGCTGCGGGTCACCGCAGGAACCCCGGCCGAGAACGACGCGTTCCTCGATGCGGTACGCGAACTCAAGAAGGAGCACGACGCATGA